Proteins encoded by one window of Flavobacterium sp. N502540:
- a CDS encoding MBL fold metallo-hydrolase yields MENIENMEKQIYLRQNIQIEPLVNKWFAWVHLISPATAALNLFDRYVRIMDSYVEYPELHADAVKNPEMRGGPFIDLQGEKVEEVAKLINDIKENNKELYEFTVAIKELHQLLKNKAKGFSLEPLYEEVPDKLRGYVELYYDINNNACFRFFEALLYKSPYYAIGSQSIALSEIVKDKERPFIMSTPRLPGNDVIHLPISFENKGLDELFKMKNTPQTYEFIKEKLGVDIPNEDFFKSFFTTEAPPKYAKYEGEGIRTRYFGHACILVETKNVSILLDPVLSYTYESDLSRYTYLDLPDQIDYVLITHSHQDHILLETLLQIRHKVKNIIVGRNMDGILEDPSLKLLLDNLGFENVYELRDLDKISFKEGSITGVPFLGEHHDLCINSKLGYVIRVDGYSILAVADACNIEPRLYQHINKVVGDVDVLFLGMECDGSPASWAYGPLFPEVMEREADRSRRGRGSNFKEGKKLIEAFNCKEVYVYAMGQEPWLKHILDLEYTNESNPIIQSNYLIESCESNGIVAERLFGEKELLSEKKQKMAELTN; encoded by the coding sequence ATGGAAAATATAGAAAATATGGAAAAACAAATTTATTTAAGACAGAATATTCAAATTGAACCATTGGTAAATAAATGGTTTGCATGGGTGCATTTAATTTCTCCGGCTACTGCGGCATTAAACCTTTTCGATAGATATGTACGCATTATGGATTCTTATGTTGAGTATCCGGAGCTCCATGCGGATGCTGTTAAAAATCCTGAAATGAGAGGAGGTCCTTTTATTGATTTACAAGGAGAAAAAGTGGAAGAGGTTGCTAAATTAATTAATGATATAAAAGAGAATAATAAAGAACTCTATGAATTTACTGTCGCAATAAAAGAGCTGCACCAGTTATTAAAAAATAAAGCAAAAGGATTTTCTCTTGAACCATTATACGAAGAGGTACCAGATAAATTAAGAGGTTATGTAGAACTTTATTATGATATAAATAATAATGCCTGCTTTCGTTTTTTCGAGGCTTTGTTATATAAAAGTCCCTACTATGCCATAGGATCTCAGAGTATTGCCTTGTCTGAAATCGTTAAAGATAAAGAGCGTCCCTTTATTATGAGTACTCCGCGATTACCTGGAAATGACGTAATTCATCTTCCCATTTCTTTTGAAAATAAGGGACTGGATGAATTATTTAAAATGAAAAATACACCCCAAACTTATGAATTCATTAAAGAAAAGTTAGGAGTTGATATTCCAAATGAGGATTTCTTCAAATCGTTTTTTACCACAGAAGCACCTCCTAAGTATGCTAAATATGAAGGAGAAGGAATTAGAACAAGATATTTTGGACATGCCTGTATACTTGTTGAAACCAAAAACGTGAGTATTTTACTGGATCCTGTTTTAAGCTATACTTATGAATCAGATTTATCCAGATATACGTACCTGGATTTACCGGATCAAATAGATTATGTATTAATTACTCACAGTCATCAGGATCATATTCTTTTAGAAACACTTCTGCAAATCAGACATAAAGTCAAGAATATTATCGTTGGCCGAAACATGGATGGTATTTTGGAAGACCCGTCGCTTAAGCTTTTACTGGATAATTTAGGGTTCGAAAATGTATATGAATTAAGAGATCTGGATAAAATTTCATTTAAAGAAGGTTCAATTACAGGAGTACCATTTTTGGGCGAACACCATGATTTATGCATCAACAGTAAATTAGGATATGTAATACGTGTTGATGGTTATTCAATACTGGCAGTAGCTGATGCTTGTAATATTGAGCCAAGATTATACCAACACATTAATAAAGTTGTTGGAGATGTTGATGTTTTATTTTTAGGTATGGAATGTGACGGTTCACCGGCTTCTTGGGCATATGGACCATTATTTCCGGAAGTAATGGAACGGGAAGCCGATCGTTCACGAAGAGGAAGAGGAAGTAACTTTAAAGAAGGAAAGAAATTGATTGAAGCATTCAATTGTAAAGAAGTTTACGTTTATGCAATGGGTCAGGAACCTTGGTTAAAACACATTTTGGATCTGGAGTATACAAATGAATCCAATCCAATTATCCAATCCAATTATCTAATAGAGTCCTGCGAAAGCAATGGGATAGTCGCAGAACGTTTGTTTGGAGAAAAAGAATTATTGTCAGAAAAGAAGCAAAAAATGGCCGAACTAACAAATTAA
- a CDS encoding non-ribosomal peptide synthetase has protein sequence MRDLLANLRKNNIFISLENNNLKLKFGDSTPSKILIEEVKKYKQELIEYLRNNSYKESDFHSIPKIEIHNEGYALSSSQYRLWILNELNTDNAAYNTIELFSLDGLIDLPLLDSSFKELINHHEILRTVFKKDDLGEVKQFIISADSIDFRTAYYDLRGVEDQGAKIKLIINEQRIAPFDLSSGPLLRVSLLQLTEDKYVLCYVLHHIISDGWSLNVMIKDLFALYIGAKQGKQNRLEPLRIQYKDYAAWQQDQLNGESLKEHQNYWLQQFEGALPVLELLEDKARPALKTYNGGVLNMSFSAELSKKLKNFAQENGCTLYMSLLAAVKTLLYRYTQQEDIIIGSPIAGRDHVDLNNQVGCYINTLALRTRFSGNDSFKELLLKVKEVTLGAYDHQIYPFDELVKNLNIKRDASRSVLFDVMVVLQNTNTSKQSEDQSLDLLRVSKYEVEEEQVISKLDLAFDFAEIGDGLHVTIEYNSDIYYKNSIEQIGGHLLQLIEAALTQPDLAVCELDYMSSLQKNELLLDFNKTVFEYPADKNLLDLFSDQVLKTPDHTAIVFEGSQYTYQELHNLSNELGDYLRKKYNIRANDLIGIKLDRSEWMVIAILGVLKSGGAYLPIDPEYPQERIDFMTADSGCVTLLDAEELAVFRNSETGYDKENFKTNINQKDLAYVIYTSGSTGRPKGVLIEHGAVANSIQAQQSIIGISVSQRCLQFFSCSFDVSVFEIFLTLLSGSALHIIKDSDKKNPELLEDYIQDHNIEMVTLPAAYLPLIDISKLSGLKKVVTGGESVSQDLVLKVSDYVDYYNAYGPTESSICTSIFEIKKGGRALVDRVSIGKPIANTAIYILDAQNRLTAKGMAGEICIGGYGLARGYHNNEALTSEKFIPNPFVEGDRMYKTGDLGRWLPDGTIDFLGRIDDQVKIRGYRIELGEIERSLLSCEGVDSAVVIAHLNANKEKELVAYVLSSKVLHTQDLILELNKILPSYMIPVQFVQLDELPLTSNGKIDKSKLPNPDESRMEAGIEYISARNETEESLVEIWQSILSRDKIGIKDDFFESGGHSLKVSQLASRINKHFGVTIELRELFEQTVLEQQAELIKRSLKTAYVSIPLTSVQDNYPVSSAQRRLWLLSQLESGNSAYNMPGVYIFEGELNYDILTASFLKLLNRHEILRTVFIQNAEGEVRQKILSVEELGFKIENQNLADFPEREEMVNDSIRQVLMLPFDLETGPLLRISLFQLSDNKWIFTYVMHHIISDGWSMGLLIKELLELYSSHDQNNPFSNLRIQYKDYVDWQQQQVDSDITQLHKKYWLEQLSGELPVLELLVDKLRPQIKTYNGGSIKKQVTPECYKAIKLITQERKGTLFMTLLGVVNVLLYKYSNQTDIILGTPVAGRGHIDLEDQIGLYLNTLALRTSFNGTDNFNELFENVKKVTLGAYEHQIYPFDALVDELNIQHNPSRSVLFDIMVSFQNNEYKESDFNKKTGLSIQPYPNEEAQSSKFDLTFDFIETGDDFFVTIEYNSDLFLPETVSCMTTHFERLIVAISNNPSLPIEQLDYLTANEKTQLLSTFNTTKSDYPSNQTVLDIFEYQVKLNPDNIAVIFEDTTLTYRQLNEHSNNLAFSLRENFRVKANDFVGIMLDRSEKMIIAVLAVLKSGGAYVPMDPEIPSKRKQYIIEDTKINVLITHNKYISDLDYFNGDLIEIESTETNNAVTKLDSVHIQQKDLAYVIYTSGSTGTIKGVLIEHSGLVNMAFDHIDKLQLTSSDKVLQFMSISFDGSVLDIFMTLLAGATLVLLKKEIVDDPDLFVQYINKKDVSVITIPPAYLRALNRDPLDKVKTIITAGEAAYVEDALHYARFKNFFNGYGPSECTVNSTLYKVDPALNYTAIPIGYPAYNKSIYILNEALQLQSINTIGEICISGVGLASGYLNNEKLTKEKFITNPFSPSERMYKTGDLGRWLSDGSIEFVGRKDDQVKIRGYRIELGEIESVLKNLPEINAAIVIAKKNSSGEAELVAYVLSNDILNAQNLKTQIRSVLPVYMIPRYFVQLDELPITTNGKVDKKALPDPFVYGLATGVDYVAPRNETEEKLISIWKNVLDIDTLGIKENFFEIGGHSLKATRLVNQIHKEFEVKIALKDLFVTAILEDQAQLIQKAKKTSFVDIHAVTKQAYYPLSASQRRLWILSQFEEGSVAYNMPGTYVLEGNLDQKILENSFKKLIERHEILRTAFNENEAGEIRQFILEEKEFKLIYEDLRNDNRQEEKLDKILHNEFNTIFDLKSGSLVRAYLVHLAENKYVFNCTMHHIISDGWSMGVLIKEVMMFYNQQVNGILSEMAPLRIQYKDYAVWQEEQLSGEALKEHRTYWLNQFEGELPVFDLLPGLVRPLLQTYNGGIVYKKIDAESSAGIKKICQNQGATLFMGALALVNTLIYRYNNQEDLIIGTPIAGREHSDLENQIGFYINTLALRTRFNSHDSFVSLLKNIQEVTLGAYEHQIYPFDELVDSLHLQRDMSRNPLFDVMVTVQHNESKENNEQDLEDLQVSPYEGTTAVVSKFDFTFNFVDSGEELSFDLEYNTDIYSEQLANQLANHLVGLIQAVVQKPTLEILQLDYLTESEKENFLTTFNNTTVRYPEDKNVVNLFEDQVAESPDSIALIFEEKELTYKDLNEKSNQFAAYLKENYSVNPNDLIGVELEKNEWAIISILAILKSGGAYVPIDPMYPKDRKDFMYADSGCKLIIDEKELKKFNAEKEKYTVENLGVVNIQSDLAYIIYTSGTTGNPKGVMIEHKSLFDYISTFESTFKITKDDRCIQQSSFSFDTHIEEIYPVLIKGGTLLMGRNGGQDINELQTLIEKRGATVISTTPLVLNELNNCGLDLSNLRLMISGGDVFNTSYVSNFLDKIDLYDSYGPSESTVCCTYFKIEDAQKSSAIGKPINNRKIYILNDENQLSPIGVRGEICIGGAGLARGYLNRPDLTNEKFVDNPFAIGERMYKTGDFGRWLTDGNIQFLGRKDDQVKIRGYRIELGEIETAIQSYEEIDSAAVIAKMNKEGNKELIAYVVSKKEISSSEMRIWLSTLLPSYMIPNYFVQLEQLPLNSSGKINRKTLENKDVSELLTTTDYVAPRNETEEKLVLIWEEILGRERIGVKDNFFDLGGQSIKAIKLIIKIKNVFDINLDLKNIFIEPTIENLSDKIKNDLWLLSTVSHEIDEFDEIKI, from the coding sequence ATGAGAGATCTACTAGCTAATCTTAGGAAGAATAATATTTTTATTTCCCTGGAAAATAATAATTTGAAATTAAAATTTGGTGATTCTACTCCTAGTAAGATTTTAATTGAGGAGGTTAAGAAATACAAACAAGAATTAATTGAATACTTAAGAAACAATTCTTACAAGGAATCTGACTTTCATTCAATACCCAAAATTGAAATTCATAATGAAGGATACGCTTTATCTTCATCACAATACAGACTTTGGATTCTAAACGAATTGAACACTGATAATGCAGCATACAATACAATAGAATTGTTCAGTCTTGACGGACTTATTGATTTGCCTTTGTTGGATTCATCGTTTAAGGAACTGATCAATCATCATGAGATCTTGCGAACTGTATTTAAAAAAGATGATTTAGGAGAGGTAAAACAATTTATAATTTCTGCTGATAGTATAGATTTTAGGACAGCATATTATGATTTACGCGGAGTTGAGGATCAGGGGGCAAAAATTAAGTTAATAATTAATGAACAAAGGATAGCACCATTTGATTTATCGTCGGGTCCTTTACTTCGTGTTAGTTTATTACAGCTAACAGAGGATAAGTATGTTTTATGTTATGTTTTACACCATATCATAAGTGATGGATGGTCACTAAATGTAATGATTAAAGATTTGTTTGCCTTGTATATTGGAGCTAAGCAAGGTAAACAAAACAGACTAGAGCCATTGCGCATTCAGTATAAGGATTATGCCGCGTGGCAGCAAGATCAGCTAAACGGAGAGTCTTTAAAAGAGCATCAGAATTATTGGTTGCAGCAGTTTGAGGGGGCACTTCCGGTATTGGAATTATTGGAAGACAAAGCTCGTCCTGCTTTAAAGACCTATAACGGAGGTGTTTTAAACATGAGTTTTTCTGCTGAATTGAGTAAAAAGCTAAAGAATTTTGCTCAGGAAAATGGCTGTACATTATATATGAGTCTGCTTGCAGCAGTTAAAACTTTATTGTATCGATATACCCAACAGGAAGATATTATAATTGGAAGCCCAATAGCAGGAAGAGATCACGTTGATTTGAATAATCAGGTGGGATGTTATATTAATACCCTTGCATTAAGAACACGTTTTAGCGGGAACGATAGTTTTAAAGAATTACTCTTAAAAGTTAAAGAGGTAACCCTTGGGGCTTATGATCATCAAATCTATCCATTTGATGAGTTGGTAAAAAATCTCAACATAAAGCGCGATGCAAGCCGAAGTGTTTTATTTGATGTGATGGTTGTTCTTCAGAATACCAATACTAGTAAGCAATCGGAAGATCAGTCTTTGGATTTGCTGCGTGTAAGTAAATATGAAGTTGAAGAAGAGCAGGTTATAAGCAAATTAGATCTGGCTTTTGATTTTGCAGAGATTGGCGATGGACTGCACGTTACTATTGAATATAACAGTGATATTTATTATAAAAATTCTATTGAACAAATAGGGGGACATCTGCTTCAATTGATTGAAGCGGCACTAACACAACCTGATTTAGCAGTTTGTGAACTGGATTATATGAGTTCATTACAGAAGAATGAACTTCTGCTGGATTTTAATAAAACGGTATTTGAATATCCGGCAGATAAAAATCTGCTTGATTTATTTAGCGATCAGGTTTTAAAAACACCAGATCATACCGCGATAGTATTTGAGGGTTCACAATACACTTATCAGGAACTTCATAACCTATCAAATGAGTTGGGAGATTATTTACGTAAAAAGTACAATATTCGCGCCAATGATTTGATCGGTATTAAATTAGACCGCAGCGAATGGATGGTTATAGCAATTCTTGGTGTTCTAAAATCAGGAGGAGCCTATTTACCTATTGATCCGGAATACCCTCAGGAGAGGATTGATTTTATGACAGCAGACAGCGGCTGTGTAACGCTATTAGATGCTGAAGAATTGGCTGTTTTTAGAAATTCTGAAACAGGTTATGATAAAGAAAATTTTAAGACCAATATAAATCAGAAGGATCTTGCTTATGTGATTTATACTTCAGGCTCGACAGGTCGTCCAAAAGGCGTTCTGATTGAACATGGAGCAGTAGCAAATTCAATTCAGGCGCAGCAGTCTATTATAGGTATTAGCGTATCACAAAGGTGTTTACAGTTTTTTTCCTGTTCTTTTGATGTTTCTGTTTTCGAAATATTTCTAACCTTACTGAGCGGTTCTGCTTTACATATAATAAAAGATTCAGACAAGAAGAACCCGGAACTTTTGGAAGACTATATTCAGGATCATAATATTGAAATGGTCACACTTCCGGCGGCATACTTACCGTTAATTGATATTAGTAAATTATCGGGTTTAAAGAAAGTGGTAACAGGAGGAGAGTCTGTAAGTCAGGATCTTGTTTTAAAAGTTTCTGATTACGTGGATTATTACAATGCTTATGGTCCCACAGAATCGAGTATTTGTACCAGTATCTTTGAGATTAAAAAAGGAGGAAGAGCATTGGTTGATCGTGTGAGTATCGGTAAACCAATTGCCAATACAGCTATTTACATTTTAGATGCGCAAAATCGTTTGACAGCCAAAGGTATGGCCGGAGAGATCTGCATAGGAGGATATGGCCTTGCCCGCGGATACCACAATAATGAGGCGCTGACTTCAGAAAAATTTATTCCCAATCCATTTGTTGAAGGAGACCGAATGTATAAGACAGGAGACTTAGGCAGATGGTTACCGGATGGTACCATAGATTTCCTTGGACGTATTGATGATCAGGTTAAGATACGTGGTTATCGTATAGAATTGGGAGAAATAGAACGCAGTCTTCTTAGTTGTGAGGGAGTAGATTCAGCGGTGGTGATTGCCCATCTTAACGCAAACAAGGAAAAGGAACTTGTAGCTTATGTTTTGAGCAGTAAAGTTCTGCATACTCAGGATCTGATTCTTGAACTAAATAAGATTTTACCGAGTTATATGATTCCGGTGCAATTTGTACAATTGGACGAGTTACCGTTGACCAGTAATGGAAAAATAGACAAAAGTAAACTGCCAAATCCTGATGAATCGAGAATGGAAGCGGGGATCGAATATATTTCCGCCAGAAACGAAACCGAAGAGAGTCTGGTTGAAATATGGCAAAGTATTTTATCAAGAGACAAAATAGGTATAAAAGATGATTTTTTTGAATCAGGAGGACACAGCTTAAAAGTTAGTCAGTTAGCCAGCAGAATAAATAAACATTTTGGAGTTACTATTGAGCTTAGAGAACTGTTTGAACAAACAGTCTTGGAGCAGCAGGCAGAATTAATTAAAAGAAGTTTAAAAACAGCCTATGTATCGATTCCATTAACTTCGGTTCAAGACAATTATCCGGTATCTTCTGCACAAAGAAGGTTATGGCTTTTAAGTCAGTTAGAGTCGGGGAATTCAGCATACAATATGCCGGGAGTTTATATTTTTGAAGGAGAACTGAATTATGATATTCTGACTGCTTCATTTTTAAAGCTCTTGAATCGTCATGAAATTTTAAGAACCGTATTTATTCAAAATGCAGAGGGAGAGGTAAGACAAAAAATTCTTTCTGTCGAAGAATTAGGCTTTAAAATAGAAAATCAAAATCTAGCCGACTTTCCGGAGAGAGAGGAGATGGTAAATGATAGTATACGTCAGGTTTTAATGCTTCCATTTGATTTGGAAACAGGACCATTACTTCGAATAAGTTTATTTCAATTAAGTGACAATAAATGGATCTTCACTTATGTAATGCATCATATTATAAGTGACGGATGGTCAATGGGACTTTTAATTAAGGAATTACTGGAATTGTACAGTTCCCATGACCAGAATAACCCTTTTTCAAATCTCCGTATTCAGTACAAGGATTATGTTGATTGGCAGCAACAACAGGTGGATAGTGATATTACACAACTGCATAAAAAATATTGGCTGGAGCAGCTTTCTGGTGAATTACCAGTTTTAGAGCTCCTGGTTGATAAATTGCGTCCGCAGATAAAAACATATAACGGAGGTAGCATTAAGAAACAAGTAACACCAGAGTGTTACAAAGCTATCAAACTAATTACTCAAGAGAGAAAAGGAACACTTTTCATGACTTTACTGGGCGTGGTAAACGTTTTGTTATACAAATACAGTAATCAGACTGATATTATTTTAGGCACTCCTGTGGCAGGCAGAGGGCATATTGATCTTGAAGATCAGATAGGGCTCTATTTAAATACATTAGCATTAAGAACGAGTTTTAATGGCACAGACAATTTTAACGAACTTTTTGAAAATGTTAAAAAGGTTACTCTGGGAGCTTATGAACATCAAATATACCCTTTTGACGCGCTTGTTGATGAACTGAATATTCAGCACAATCCAAGCAGAAGTGTGTTGTTTGATATTATGGTTAGTTTTCAAAATAATGAGTATAAAGAAAGCGATTTTAATAAGAAAACAGGTCTTTCGATCCAGCCTTATCCAAATGAGGAGGCGCAAAGCAGTAAATTTGATCTAACTTTTGACTTTATTGAGACTGGAGATGATTTTTTTGTAACGATTGAGTATAATAGTGATTTATTCCTACCGGAAACGGTAAGTTGTATGACTACTCATTTTGAGAGATTGATTGTTGCAATTTCTAATAATCCTTCTTTACCAATTGAGCAGCTTGATTATTTAACGGCAAACGAGAAAACACAGTTATTATCAACTTTTAATACTACAAAATCGGATTATCCATCCAATCAAACGGTATTAGATATATTCGAGTATCAGGTTAAGCTTAACCCTGACAATATTGCTGTTATCTTCGAAGATACAACACTTACTTATAGACAGCTGAATGAGCATTCTAATAATCTGGCCTTTAGTTTACGTGAGAATTTTAGAGTTAAGGCAAATGATTTTGTTGGTATAATGTTAGATCGTTCAGAGAAAATGATTATTGCAGTACTGGCAGTTTTGAAATCTGGCGGAGCTTATGTTCCTATGGATCCTGAAATTCCATCCAAACGAAAGCAGTATATCATCGAGGATACTAAAATAAATGTCCTGATTACCCATAATAAATATATTTCTGATTTAGATTATTTTAACGGGGACTTGATTGAAATAGAATCGACTGAAACGAATAATGCAGTAACAAAACTGGATTCAGTACACATCCAACAAAAAGATCTGGCATATGTAATCTATACTTCAGGTTCAACAGGTACAATCAAAGGGGTTCTTATCGAACATTCCGGATTGGTAAATATGGCATTTGATCACATAGATAAACTTCAGCTTACCTCATCTGATAAGGTATTACAATTTATGTCAATATCTTTTGATGGTTCGGTATTGGATATTTTCATGACTTTATTAGCCGGGGCGACACTTGTTTTGCTAAAAAAAGAAATAGTTGATGATCCTGACTTATTCGTTCAATATATCAATAAAAAGGATGTAAGCGTTATAACCATTCCTCCGGCATATCTAAGAGCTTTGAACAGAGATCCATTAGATAAAGTAAAAACAATTATTACGGCTGGTGAAGCTGCATACGTTGAGGATGCCTTACATTATGCACGCTTTAAGAATTTTTTTAATGGATATGGCCCATCAGAATGTACCGTAAACAGTACCCTGTATAAAGTTGATCCAGCATTAAATTATACGGCAATACCAATTGGTTACCCGGCTTATAATAAAAGCATTTATATACTTAATGAAGCTTTACAATTACAATCAATAAACACTATTGGTGAAATATGTATTTCTGGTGTTGGACTGGCAAGTGGCTATCTCAATAATGAAAAATTAACAAAAGAGAAGTTCATTACCAATCCATTTTCTCCAAGTGAAAGAATGTATAAAACCGGTGATTTAGGACGCTGGTTATCAGATGGCAGTATTGAATTTGTAGGACGAAAAGATGATCAGGTTAAAATTCGGGGATATAGAATTGAGCTGGGAGAAATAGAAAGTGTTTTAAAAAACCTTCCTGAAATTAATGCGGCTATAGTTATAGCAAAAAAGAACTCATCTGGTGAAGCCGAATTGGTTGCGTATGTTTTGAGTAATGACATCTTAAATGCGCAAAATTTAAAAACTCAAATCAGAAGTGTTTTACCGGTTTATATGATTCCTCGTTATTTTGTACAACTTGATGAGTTGCCCATAACTACAAATGGTAAGGTTGACAAAAAAGCGCTGCCAGATCCTTTTGTATATGGACTGGCAACGGGAGTAGATTATGTTGCCCCGCGAAATGAAACAGAAGAAAAATTAATCTCTATCTGGAAAAACGTATTAGATATTGACACTTTAGGGATAAAAGAGAACTTCTTTGAAATTGGAGGACACAGTTTAAAAGCGACAAGACTCGTTAATCAGATACATAAGGAGTTTGAAGTAAAAATTGCATTAAAAGATTTATTTGTTACTGCAATATTAGAAGATCAGGCTCAATTAATTCAAAAAGCAAAGAAGACTTCTTTTGTTGATATTCACGCTGTCACGAAACAAGCGTATTATCCGTTATCAGCTTCTCAACGTAGGTTATGGATACTAAGCCAGTTTGAAGAGGGAAGTGTTGCCTATAATATGCCGGGTACTTATGTGCTTGAGGGAAATTTAGATCAGAAAATTTTAGAGAATTCCTTTAAGAAGCTAATTGAAAGACATGAAATTCTTAGAACAGCATTTAATGAAAATGAAGCTGGAGAAATAAGACAGTTCATACTCGAAGAAAAAGAATTTAAGCTTATTTACGAGGATCTTAGAAATGACAATAGGCAAGAAGAAAAATTAGATAAGATTTTACATAATGAATTTAACACAATTTTCGATCTTAAATCCGGTTCACTGGTAAGAGCATATTTGGTTCATCTGGCAGAGAACAAATATGTGTTTAATTGCACGATGCATCATATTATTAGTGATGGCTGGTCAATGGGGGTTTTAATAAAGGAAGTTATGATGTTTTACAATCAGCAAGTAAACGGAATACTATCTGAAATGGCTCCTTTACGCATTCAGTATAAAGATTATGCGGTTTGGCAGGAAGAACAATTAAGCGGAGAGGCCCTAAAAGAGCATAGAACATACTGGCTAAACCAGTTTGAAGGAGAATTACCGGTATTTGATTTACTGCCAGGTTTGGTTAGACCTTTACTTCAGACCTATAATGGAGGTATTGTTTATAAAAAAATTGATGCAGAAAGCAGCGCAGGGATCAAAAAAATATGTCAAAATCAGGGCGCAACTTTGTTTATGGGAGCTCTGGCTTTAGTAAATACTTTAATCTATCGTTACAATAATCAGGAAGATCTTATCATTGGTACTCCAATAGCAGGAAGAGAGCATTCTGATTTAGAAAATCAAATAGGGTTTTATATTAACACCTTGGCATTAAGGACACGTTTCAATAGCCATGATAGTTTTGTTAGCTTGTTGAAAAACATACAAGAAGTTACTCTTGGAGCTTATGAACATCAGATATATCCTTTTGATGAACTGGTTGATTCATTGCATTTACAAAGAGATATGAGCAGAAATCCGCTTTTTGATGTGATGGTAACTGTTCAGCATAATGAATCGAAAGAAAATAACGAGCAGGATTTGGAGGATCTTCAGGTTAGTCCATACGAAGGCACTACGGCTGTAGTTAGTAAATTTGATTTTACCTTTAATTTTGTAGATTCAGGAGAAGAATTGTCATTTGATTTAGAATATAATACGGATATATATTCGGAACAATTGGCAAATCAACTGGCAAACCATTTAGTAGGTTTAATTCAGGCTGTAGTTCAAAAACCAACATTAGAAATACTTCAACTTGACTATCTGACAGAATCTGAAAAAGAAAATTTTCTTACAACATTTAATAATACTACGGTTCGATATCCGGAAGATAAAAATGTAGTGAATTTATTTGAAGATCAAGTTGCTGAGTCTCCTGATAGCATTGCCTTAATTTTTGAAGAAAAAGAACTTACTTATAAAGATTTGAATGAAAAATCAAATCAGTTTGCAGCTTATTTAAAGGAGAATTATAGCGTTAATCCAAATGATTTAATAGGGGTAGAACTAGAAAAAAATGAATGGGCAATCATCTCTATTCTTGCTATATTAAAGAGCGGTGGAGCATATGTACCAATTGATCCGATGTATCCAAAGGATCGTAAAGATTTTATGTATGCGGATAGTGGGTGTAAATTAATTATAGACGAAAAAGAACTTAAAAAGTTCAACGCCGAAAAGGAAAAGTATACCGTTGAAAATTTAGGTGTTGTAAACATTCAGAGTGATTTAGCCTATATTATTTACACATCAGGTACTACAGGAAATCCAAAAGGGGTCATGATTGAGCACAAGTCACTTTTTGATTATATCAGCACATTCGAGAGCACTTTTAAAATAACTAAAGACGATCGATGTATACAGCAGTCTTCTTTCTCATTTGATACACATATTGAAGAGATTTATCCGGTATTGATCAAAGGGGGGACCTTACTGATGGGAAGAAATGGAGGACAGGATATAAATGAATTACAAACTCTGATAGAAAAAAGAGGAGCTACTGTAATAAGTACTACTCCTTTGGTATTGAATGAATTAAATAATTGTGGTTTAGACTTGTCTAATCTAAGACTGATGATTAGCGGTGGGGATGTATTTAATACTTCTTACGTAAGCAATTTTTTAGATAAGATAGACCTATATGACAGTTATGGACCTAGCGAATCTACAGTATGCTGTACTTATTTTAAAATCGAAGATGCACAGAAATCATCTGCCATCGGGAAGCCAATAAATAACCGAAAAATTTACATATTAAACGACGAAAACCAATTATCACCAATAGGAGTCAGAGGTGAAATTTGCATAGGAGGAGCTGGTTTGGCTCGTGGATATTTGAACAGACCTGACCTGACTAATGAGAAGTTTGTAGATAATCCTTTCGCTATAGGAGAAAGAATGTACAAAACAGGTGATTTCGGAAGATGGTTAACAGATGGAAATATTCAGTTTTTAGGCAGAAAAGATGATCAGGTAAAGATAAGGGGATACAGAATTGAGTTAGGTGAGATAGAAACTGCGATTCAAAGTTATGAAGAAATCGATTCTGCTGCTGTAATCGCAAAAATGAATAAAGAAGGCAACAAAGAATTAATCGCTTATGTTGTTAGTAAGAAAGAGATAAGTTCATCAGAGATGCGAATTTGGTTAAGCACCCTCTTACCAAGCTATATGATACCCAATTATTTTGTACAGCTAGAGCAGTTACCATTAAATTCAAGTGGTAAGATCAATAGAAAAACACTGGAGAATAAGGATGTATCGGAGTTATTAACTACTACCGATTACGTTGCACCACGAAATGAAACAGAAGAAAAATTGGTTTTGATTTGGGAAGAAATATTAGGAAGAGAAAGAATCGGAGTTAAAGACAACTTCTTTGATCTTGGAGGCCAAAGTATAAAAGCAATTAAATTGATAATTAAAATCAAGAATGTTTTTGATATAAATCTTGACCTGAAAAATATTTTTATTGAACCTACAATCGAAAATTTATCAGATAAAATTAAGAATGATTTGTGGCTGCTTTCTACCGTTTCGCACGAGATAGACGAGTTTGATGAAATTAAGATTTAA